A window of Amblyraja radiata isolate CabotCenter1 chromosome 25, sAmbRad1.1.pri, whole genome shotgun sequence contains these coding sequences:
- the mrpl40 gene encoding 39S ribosomal protein L40, mitochondrial isoform X1, producing MAWTLQPLHGLISRTVWNASVRTSHWHTSMLSLRESLPMRAEPKKKKKVDPKREQAVRDRLKKRLKKLERVPPELIPIEDFITPTKFLDESRVRDLPKVTEEETEQRALLMKEWSRYKQKEHKKEAEMIHSMIEAQQEALQELRVESENLYQAAIKRDQGLFPLELQGCSYTPPIPDYQAPDGKYRENTKVYTQ from the exons ATGGCATGGACGCTCCAGCCGCTCCACGGCCTGAT ATCACGTACAGTGTGGAATGCTTCAGTTCGAACCAGCCACTGGCATACGTCCATGTTGTCACTCAGAGAATCCTTGCCCATGAG AGCTGAGcctaagaaaaagaaaaaagtggatCCCAAAAGGGAGCAGGCAGTGAGAGACCGTTTGAAAAAAAGATTGAAGAAGTTGGAACGTGTTCCTCCAGAGCTGATCCCAATCGAAGATTTTATCACTCCCACAAAGTTCCTTGATGAATCCAG AGTTCGGGATCTGCCCAAAGTGACAGAGGAAGAGACTGAGCAGCGCGCGCTTCTAATGAAGGAATGGTCACGATATAAGCAGAAGGAACATAAAAAGGAAGCTGAAATGATTCATTCCATGATTGAGGCACAGCAGGAAGCGCTACAGGAACTGCGTGTCGAATCAGAGAACTTGTACCAGGCTGCAATTAAACGGGATCAAGGACTGTTTCCATTGGAGTTACAAGGATGCAGCTATACTCCTCCTATACCTGACTACCAAGCACCTGATGGAAAATACAGAGAAAACACGAAGGTTTATACACAGTGA
- the mrpl40 gene encoding 39S ribosomal protein L40, mitochondrial isoform X2, producing MLSLRESLPMRAEPKKKKKVDPKREQAVRDRLKKRLKKLERVPPELIPIEDFITPTKFLDESRVRDLPKVTEEETEQRALLMKEWSRYKQKEHKKEAEMIHSMIEAQQEALQELRVESENLYQAAIKRDQGLFPLELQGCSYTPPIPDYQAPDGKYRENTKVYTQ from the exons ATGTTGTCACTCAGAGAATCCTTGCCCATGAG AGCTGAGcctaagaaaaagaaaaaagtggatCCCAAAAGGGAGCAGGCAGTGAGAGACCGTTTGAAAAAAAGATTGAAGAAGTTGGAACGTGTTCCTCCAGAGCTGATCCCAATCGAAGATTTTATCACTCCCACAAAGTTCCTTGATGAATCCAG AGTTCGGGATCTGCCCAAAGTGACAGAGGAAGAGACTGAGCAGCGCGCGCTTCTAATGAAGGAATGGTCACGATATAAGCAGAAGGAACATAAAAAGGAAGCTGAAATGATTCATTCCATGATTGAGGCACAGCAGGAAGCGCTACAGGAACTGCGTGTCGAATCAGAGAACTTGTACCAGGCTGCAATTAAACGGGATCAAGGACTGTTTCCATTGGAGTTACAAGGATGCAGCTATACTCCTCCTATACCTGACTACCAAGCACCTGATGGAAAATACAGAGAAAACACGAAGGTTTATACACAGTGA
- the c25h22orf39 gene encoding UPF0545 protein C22orf39 homolog, which yields MASVDLWRPPRMCDDYWSEWKHCRSLRNRFHHYYTYGEVPSCKQWKTDYKNCREWEKYKSGETKEALRDSEKKRLEEQKRDPIWEMRKNPPAEWHLPLYDGKEK from the exons ATGGCGAGTGTTGATCTGTGGAGG CCTCCTCGGATGTGTGATGATTATTGGAGTGAATGGAAGCATTGTCGGAGTCTGAGGAATCGCTTCCATCATTACTACACCTATGGAGAGGTCCCCTCATGTAAGCAGTGGAAAACAGATTACAAAAATTGCAGGGAATGGGAAAAATATAAGTCTGGAGAAACTAAG GAAGCTTTACGTGATAGTGAGAAGAAAAGGTTAGAAGAACAAAAGAGGGATCCAATctgggagatgaggaagaatccaCCAGCTGAATGGCATCTTCCCCTGTATGATGGAAAAGAGAAATAA